The Filimonas lacunae genomic sequence TGCGGCGGAAAGTGAATGAGATACTATATAATTGGATAGATGACTGGGGAATAAAGACCATTGAAGTAAAAGGCACCTTGATAAACCGGAAGAAACAGGTACTGGATGCTATAAAGCAACAGGCAAATCATCTTTGATAAGTACCATCACTCCCGCTTATCTCCAGCCTTTCTAAAAGAAGACTGTTGCCCGATTCTAAAAGGGAGACAACCCTCTTTGCAATAAGAGTTATTAAGTTTACTTAGGTGGGTAATATCCTGTCTCTTACTACTATAAACTATAAAATCAGTAAAGCAAAAGCAGGTAAAAATTGCCTGTGTTGGTAAAAACAACGCAGCCCATATACAAAAAAGGTGATTTTATCTAAAAGCAGCCATTGGCTACCGCATAATTCCAGAAAGTTATGGCATATTGCAACTTATGAACACCAGCTGTTAAAACCAGCCATTACTCTACCGTTATGACATTGAAACAACAAACCTGTTTTCTGCTGCTTTTTTCTATCATGGCCATCACATGCGCCTATGCACAGGAACAATCTGTAGAAGGCGTTGTTCTCGATTCTGTAACCCACACGCCTATAGCCCATGTAAGTGTTTTTGACGCTGGTAAAAAACAGGGCACGCGTACCAATGCCCGGGGAGAGTTTGAGCTTTTACTAAAAGCACCCTGCGACTCGCTGGTATTTTTTACATCAGGGTATCAACGATTGTTAAAAGCAATTACTTCTCGCACGCACCAGAAAATGACGGTACTACTTCCCCGCCAATATGAACAGCTGGAAGGCGTTACTGTAGGCTCCAACAAACACCGGCATTATTCTAATAAAAACAACCCTGCTGTAGACTTTATCCGGCAGGTGATTGCTCATAAACAGGAAAATGACATGGGGGCATTCCGCAATGCCCGTTTTAACAGCTATGAAAAGCTATGCCTGTACCTGGATGGATTTCCTCACTGGATTGCTGACAGCAAACTGCTGAAGCGTTATCACTTCCTGTTTGAGAATAAAGACACTACCAAATATCCCGGTAAGGAACTAACGCCTGTGTATATACAGGAAAAACTATTCCATAACTATTACAGCACCGACCCGGACAGGAAGAATAGCTTATTGGCGGGACAGAAAAAAGTAGACTATGGCGAGTTTATTGATACCAAAGGGGTAAGCACTATTTTAGGCCGTTTGTATGAAGACATCAATATTTACGACAATGCCATCGTCGCTTTTACCAGGCAATTTATGAGCCCCATAGCCGACGGCGGCCCTGCCTACTACCAATATTACATTGTAGACACGGTGAAGGAAAACAATGTGCGGCTACTAAAGCTATATGTTACTCCGCGCAACACCAACGCGCTATTGTTCACCGGTAATTTGTTTATTACCCTGGATGGGCATTACACGGTGTATAAATGGAACATGCACACGAATAAACACATGAACCTGGGCCTGGTACGGGGCTTTACCGTTACCCAGGACTTTAGCCAGGACAGCGCCAGCCATAAATACTACCTGAGCCATTCGGATGTGGTAACGGATTTTGGGCTTACCAAAAAGGGCAGCGGACTTTTTGGCGAACGCGTGGTTACAGTAAGCGATTTTAATACCACCTACCGGCCAGCCGATAGTTTGTTTCGTAAAGACTGGCGCATGGAATATGATACGGGTTACGACCGGCCCGATTCTTTTTTTACCGCCTACCGTGAAAAGGTGATGACCGCCAGCGAAAGGCAGGCTTATGCCAATATTGACAGCCTGAACAAAATGAAATCGTACCAGTTTGCCACCAAACTGGTGAACATGGGCGCCACAGGCTATTTTTCTTTTAACAAGGTGGATGTAGGCCCTCTGTATACCTTTTTGAGTTATAACTCGGTAGAAGGCGTAAAAGGCCGTTTTGGCGCACGCACCAACAGTCATTTCAGCAAACGTTATTACCTGGATGGCTACCTGGCCTATGGTACTAAAGACCGGCAATGGAAACAGTTTGGCAGCATAGCCTGGTCGCTCAACCACCGTTCGGTATACCAATATCCTATGCACTACGTAAAATTCAGCTACCGGCACGATACCAATATACCCGGCATGGACGATGAATATGTGGAAAGCAATATACTGATGGCTATTAAAACAGGTACCAATAACAAATACCTGTATAACTACATATACCGGCTGGACTACCTGCACGAGTTTGGCAATCATATCGCCATTCGCCTGGGCTTTAAAAACAGGCAGCAGCTGCCTGCCGGCGGCTTATACTTCCTGCCACAGGCTACCTCCGGCAAAGACACTACCTCATCGATTACCACCAGTGAAATATCTGCCCAGATACGGTGGGCGCCCCATGAGCAATTTTATCAAACTCAAACAGACCGGTATCGCATTTCCAACAAATACCCGGTAATGACCCTTACCCTCACACATGGCATCAGGCAATTATTCAAGGGACAATACAATTATAACAGGATAGATGCCACTATTAAAAAGCGTTTTTACGTGGTGCCTTTGGGTTACACAGATGTGAAAGCAACCGGAGGATGGGTAACCGGCCGCCTGCCCTGGCCCTTACTGGCCATTCACGAAGGCAACCAATCTGCAGGCTACAACGGCACCGGGTATAACATGATGAACTACCTGGAGTTTGTGAGCGACCATTATGCTGGTATTAATATTGACCATTCTTTTAAAGGCTTTTTCTTTGACAGAATACCCCTGCTAAAAAAACTGAAATGGCGGGAAGGCGTGTCGTGCAGGATATTATGGGGAGGTTTGCGTAATGAAAACAAACCTGTAACCGGCAATGCTGTATTCAGTTTTCCCGCTAACAATAACGTGCCTACTATGTTTTCCTTGAACAACGGCCCTTATATAGAAGCAGGAGCCGGTATTTCCCGCATTTTTAAGGTACTGCGGGTAGATGTATTGAAGCGGTTTACCTACCTTAATAACCCCGGTGTATCGCCCTGGACTATACGTTGGGGGTTGGGATTAGAGTTGTAGATAGCACTATTTGTAGTTACATTTGCTAACACATTAACCTAAATATGAATAAAAGATTAGCCTATTGTGCGCTTCTTTTATGGAGCGCCACAGCCTGTGTTAAAAATGACAACACTACACCCAGCTCCACTGATCCCGTTATTGTAACCATGCATGTAGCCGGCGTAACATCCAACTATACTACCGGAAATTATCTGTCAGGAGCCAGCTATTTCCAGATCTCTTACAACACGGTGGTGGATGGCAATATTACCGTTTCGGCGTTGTTACACCGCTCTGCGGCATCCGACACTACCGTAAGTCTAGTGATTCCTGCAGGATATAAAAATATCATCCGCCAGGACTCAACCGGTACGGTGAATTATTACGAGAAAAGCCTGGGGTATATTGGACTGGTTACCGGCACCACTGCCGTTTCTATTCAATGTGATAACAGCCGCTACAAGTTTGAAACGGATGCAGATACCAGTACTACCAATAACTTTACGTCATCTGCCTATTTCCTGGTAAACACAGACACCATAAGCTTTAGCGTACAAAGCTACCTGACTTCCTTCGTTTACAACAACCTGAAAGTATATAGCCTGAATATGCAGGAGCTTATTACCAGCTTACGATTTATTTCCGATTCGTTACAGGCAGCATTGTATCAGGGCCAACAGATAAGGTTGCCTTACATGCGTTTTAGCTATAATGGCATAGACCACGGTACAGATGTGTTGAATAATGATATAGCCCCTGGTTCCGGCTCTACCGTAGTGCTAAACGTTACACGGGTGGGAAGCAATAATTTTGATGCTACATTCTCCGGCAAGGTTTGGTCGGCAAAGGAACTGGACACACTGGTTATCCGGCAAGGGAAGTTAACGAATATAAAATTGCCTTAACGCATTGAGTCCTTTACACTAGTGAAGGTGTAACCATCGTAACGGTTTAACAACAACAGGCGCTGTATATGCAGCGCCTGTTTGCAGTTATATCTTCCATCAGGAAGCCCTCACGAACATAGGATCGGCTACCTGCAACTGGTTTATTTTATCCATGCATTTGGTATTTTGCGAGATACAATGTTGTTGTCACTTTAGTTAAAAGAAGCCCGGAATTCCTGCGGGGATTGGCTGGTTTTGCTTTTGAAAAGTTTGCTGAACGATTGGGAATGCTCGAAGCCCAGTTCGTAGGCTATTTCCCCCACGGACAACTCCGTTGTAGATAATTTCTCCTTGGCTTTCGCTATCAGCTTTTCGTGAATATGCTGTTGCGTGGTTTGCCCGGTAAGTTGTTTCAGCAAACTGCCCAGGTATTTGGCGGATATATGCAGTTGCGCTGCTATGTATTGAACAGAAGGCAACCCCCTCGATAGTAGCTCTTCGTTGTTAAAATAATCCGTTAGCAGCTCTTCCAAACGGTTTACTATTTTGCTGTTGGTGATTTTACGGGTAATGAACTGGCGTTCGTAAAACCGTTTTGCGTAGGTAAACAACAGTTCCAGCTGTGCAATAATCACCTCCTGGCTGAATTTATCCATGTTGGAATGGTACTCGTTTTTAATGTTGGCTAAAATGCCGTTAATGATAGCCTCTTCTTTGTCTGATAGAAACAGTGCTTCATTTGAAGCATAACCAAAATACTCGTACTGCCTTATCTTTTTAGCCAGCGGCGTGTTCCATAAAAAGTCCGGGTGAATAAACAGCATCCACCCTTCCAGTTGCTCCGGCACACCCCCCTCTTCTCCACGCAGTATCTGTCCGGGTTGCATAAAACCCATCAATCCCTCGTCAAAATCGTATTTCTGTTGTCCATACACAAGCCTGTCGCACCCTCTTTTCAGCGATACCACATAAAAGTCAAAGGTGATGGCGCTGATACCCGACTCGTCTTTCAACCCTTTTAAATCAATCACGCCAATCAGCGGATGTTGTGGCCTGGGCAGGCCTAACAACCGGTGCACCTCCGTTATCGTTTTTATCCTGTATGGTTTTGCATGGGCCATGTTACTAAGGTAGTTAAAATTTAAAGGGGTACTTTAGCCAGATCATCAGCAAGGGCAGGCACAAAAAAGGAATTTCAATCAGTGCCGTTTTTACATTCCCTGCCCGCAGGCTAAAGGCCATGATCAGCAGAATAACCACTGCATTGAGCACATTACCCACAAAAAATGTTTGCGGAAAAAGCAATAACAAACCAATGGCAATAGACAGCGCTCCTACCACGGGTACTAAACTTTTGGTAATGCCCAGGTCAGCCATCATTTTAGCCTGCTGCGGACTGGGTGGCTGAAAGGCATCCCAGCCATGTTTCAGGCTCAGGAGTGCCGATACCAGCAACAGTACAATACTTACTATTTTCATCTATGGTAATTTTAGTGATTGAATGCGGGAGCATACATTTCTTTAGCACCCATTTTACTTACAAAGGAAAGCATCGCAGCGGGAAAAAGCCTGATCACAAACCGGAGTACCTTAAAAATGCCGGGATAAATTTCATATTGATCCTTTTTTAAACCATTTATGGCTGCTTCAATAATCTTATCTGCCGGCATCAGCATTTTAGGATTAAAGCCATCCACTTCCAGGAATTTATCGTTTAAAGGTGTAGGTGAACCAGGCGCCACCAGTTCAAACACTTTTACTGTGGAGTGTTTTAATTGTACCCGCAATGCCTGCGTAAAGGAACGAAGCCCTGCCTTGCTGGCGCTATACACCGGTGTTAGCGGCATAGGCATGAGTGCAATACCGGAGGTAACGTTAAGAATGGCCGCATTCTTTTGCTTTTTCAAATGCGGCAGAAATTGTTCTGTCATGCGAACAGGCCCCATCAGGTTTATCTCTATTTCCCGCGTGAGGTCTTTTTCTTCTCCCTCCTGCTGCATAATCAGCTTGCGCATTTCGCCGGCATTGTTGATAAGCATGTTCAACGCGGGAAACTGGCGGGTTACCTGATCGTGTAAACGAACAATATCCTCCGGCTTTCTTACATCACTTTGTATAATGTGTACGGCAGGTAGTTTCTGCTGGGTTTCCCGCAGTTTATCCGCATTGCGGCCGGTAATAATAACGGTATTGCCGAGTGCAAGTAAGCGGGAAGCAAACTCGTAGCCAAAACCGCTGGTGCCGCCGGTAATGAGGATGGTGTTATTTTGTAAATGCATGTTGTTTGATGTTTGATAACACAAAAATCAGCAGCAGACACTGGATGAATGTAGGCAAAAGGCAGAACGTTGTAGTGAAAAGGGAGTATTCTCTTATCGGCTACTCAGGCAAACCACAGCTGATCCAGACCTGTATTTATGGTACAAAAATGCCCGCTTTGACTCAATCGCCCTCTTATTTGTCGCATATTCCCCTCACTACAGCTAAAACCATCCGGTATTTTTGATCCCTACTCCTAACAATCAAACTATACTATGAGAACAGTAACATTTGGAATGAATATCAGCCTGGATGGCTGTTGCGATCACACCGTTTTTAATCCCAGTGAAAGTCTGATGGATTATTTCACCGACATGATGAACGACGTAGACCTTACCTTTTACGGCCGTATCATGTATCAGTTGATGTTTCCCTATTGGTCTGATGTGGCGAAAAACAAATCCGGTTCACCAGATGAGATCCGATTTGCCGAAAAATTGACTTCCCTCAAAAAAGTGGTGGTTTCCCGCACATTAGAAAATGCAGAAGAGAATACGCAAATCATTCGCAGCAACCCCGTAGCAGCACTAAAGGAACTAAAGCAGCAACCTGGCAAAAAGATTTCGGTAGATAGCGTAAGCATGCTGCCGGAACTGTTAACAGCAGGACTTATTGATGAATTCAACTTAGTCATTCATCCGGTGATGGCAGGGCGCGGAAGACGTTTATTGGATAGCGGAAGCCTGCTGGAAACACTTTCTTTGCAGCTGACCGATACCATTGTTTTTAAATCGGGCTGTGTGGCGCATCATTACCGCAAACAGTGATAAAGCCTGTTTTTTTGACTTCTTAAAAATAAAGTACATTAGTGCGTTTAAACGCTATCCTATGGATAATATAAAAAGGATGGTCAGGGTGAATATAGCCTACTATATTATTCTTTCTGTTTTCCTGGTGTTGTATGTATTAAATCCTGCTCACTTTATGGAACGCCATTTTGTAATGGTAGTGGCTGTTGGCGTTGCATTGATTTTATGGGGGGTGTATCTTTTTAAAATAGTGGTGAGTGATTTTCCTTTATTAATGCGATTGGGGCTGTTTTGTTTGATGCCTTTTTTAGGAGGGATATTGTTTGTATGTTTTTTGGTAAAGAGATGGTGACCACAGCGCACCGGCTCTGCCCCATTATTATTAATATTAAAATAATAAACAGCAGGCAGCCACTTCTCTACCTTTGTGCCAACAGGCTTACAGTAATTTGATATGAGTCAGCACCTTACTGAAAACTCGGCATATGCTTTATTGCTTCAGGGAAACGCTGAAGCATTTGACTTTTTTTACCACAGGCACCACCAGGCCATTTTTGCCAATATTTATAAAATTATCCAGGACAGGGCTTTTGCGCAGGACATTTTACATGACGTATTCCTGGCTTTCTGGGAAAAGAGAAACTCCCTGCAATCCCCCGAATCTGTTATAGGCTGGTTATATGTAGTGAGTCACAACAAGTCCATCTCCTTTCTCAAACAAAAACTGAAGTCCTCCACCGTTTTACTGGAAAACCCCGGTGTGATAGAGCAAATTGAAGCCAGCCCCGAAATCAATGAAGCCTTTTACCAGAAACAATTGCAGATTTTAGAAGACGCTGTTAATCATTTACCCAAACGCAAAAAAGAAGTATTCAGCCTGTGCCGCTTTGAAGGCCGGTCATTTGAATATGTAGCCAATGTACTGGGCATTTCAGAAGAGTCTGCCAGGGACTATCTCAAACAGTCTACCCGTATGATCCGGCAATATATACAGGAAAATTATCCTGCTGAGCTATCTGTGATGGCAGGCATCATTGTATTATCCTGCCAATAACCCCCTTTTTTGTTAACAATTCGGTAATACCAGTTTTCATCCCCTTTTTACGTAGTCTTAGTCTTTACTACAACAATGAAAGACTATAATACACTTGTAAAGAAGTTTTGGGCCGGTGATGTTACCGAAACAGAAAAACTCCGCCTATACAAAATGGTGATGCAGCAGGAAGAGAACGCCCGTGTATCTTCTGATGCAACTGACCACAAGGCGGAAGAGGAAGTGGCCCCACTGACTTTGGAAGAGTCGCAACATATACTGGAAGCACTTCACCGCAACATTCAACCGGTGGATATATATAAGAAGAGCACTTCCCGTACGAAAGTATGGAAGCTACTGGGCACAATAACAGCGGCAGCGGCAGTCATCCTACTGGTAATATGGGCCAACAGGCAAACCTGGCAACATGCTGCCACAAAGCCTGCACAACAAGGTATTACAGCCGCTGTTAAAACCATTTCCAACCCGCATCAGCAGGTAATGACTGTTCGCCTGGACGACAGCTCGCAGGTGAATATATACCCCGGCGGCAGCATCAGCTACCCGGTGGCTTTCCTTACGGGGCAACAGCGGGTGGTGCAGCTGACCGGTAAAGCCAATTTTAAAGTGCAGCACAATGCCCGCAAACCTTTCCAGGTAATTGCGATGCAGATAAAAACAACAGATATAGGAACAGAGTTTTGTATTGATGCACAACAATCGTCACTCGTAAAAATTCACCTGAAAGAAGGCAGTGTAAAAGTAGAATCACTGCAAAACAGCCATCTGAGCGTCAACAAATTGCTGGAGCATCCCGGGGAAGAATTAAGCATCAACTTCGGCACCCGCGAAGTGAAGCTGGCATCACCGGTAGCCACTGCTGCAGCCAGCGCAACTGCAGCAATGGCGTCCACACATGCCACACCCGCTAAAACAAAGCTGAGCTTTCACAAAACCCCGTTATCCGAAGTGTTTACCAGGTTAGCGCATCGCGAACAGGTAAAGATCAGGTTTAACAAGGCGGTAGTAAATGGGCTCACTTTTACCGGGAACATAGAACCAGGCGATTCCCTGGAAAATACACTGGACATCCTATGTAGCCTGAATGGTTTATCATTTATTAAAACAGAACAGGGTATAGAGATTACCGGTAGTAAATAAATCTATTATCTATTTAATTCATGTACAGGAACGCTCTCAGGAGCGTGCGGGCTACTTATTGCCCAAACATTACCAAAATGGAAAAAAAAGCAACCATGCAGATAAAAACAATAAGGCTGCTAGTAACGGCCCTGCTCTTAACTGGTATAGCACAAGCCCAAACAGGCGCCAGGGTTAAAGGCAAAGTGTTGGACGAGAATGGCGCTGGCCTGGCCGGGGCTACCGTCAACGTTACCAACAATGCCAACAACAAAACGGTGAACACTGTTACGGACAACAAAGGCAACTTTACACTGGAAGATCTTGACAAAACCTTCCTTTACCATTTCTACTTTACCGCTACCGGTTATAAGCCAGATACGGTAAAAAACTTTAAAGTAAGTGCAGGCGACAACAACTCCTTACTCATTCGCATGCACGCTGCCGTGAATGCGTTGAATGAAGTGGTAGTAGTAGGTTACGGCACACAATCAAGGTCGCGCGTTACAGGTGCCATTACCTCTTTGAAGTCAGAAGAACTGAATAAGTATGCATCTGGTAGTTTTGGTCAGCAACTGGCAGGCAGGGCCGCCGGTATCCAGATCAATGATGCCTCTGCCCTTCCCGGTACCGATCCGCAAATCGTTATCAGGGGCATCAGCACCCTTACGGCGGGCACCTTTCCGCTGATAGTGGTAGACGGTTTTCCTTTATCGGAAGGCAGTTCGCTGAACGCTATTAATGCGCAGGACATTGAAACCATAGACATCCTCAAAGATCCTTCTTCCGCTGCTATCTATGGTTCCAGGGCCGCCAACGGTGTTATCCTCATTACCACTAAAAGCGGGAAAGGAGACAAAACAAAGCTCAGCTTTGATGCATATACCGGGTTTCAGGAACGGTCAGACAAAGTGAAACTGATGGATGGTTACCAGTATGCCCAGTATTCTACAGAAGCCCGTAACTGGGGATATATGTCTAAAGATCAGGCACACCGCACGTTGAACGATGACGTAGCTACGCGAAAAGCCAATGGCGCTACTGCCAGGGATTATGTGCTGAATTATGTAGGCCCGTGGCTGGGCAAGCAATCGGGACTTACCAATACCAACTGGCTGGATGCTATTTTCAAAACAGCCCCTGTTAACAACTATAACCTCAGTCTTTCGGGCAACAACAGCAAAACCAGTTACTATATCTCCGGCAACTATTTTAACCAGCAGGGTATTATTCTCAATACCGGCCTGGAAAGGTTCAGCGGTGTTGTGAAAGTGAATTCGCAACCTACCGACTGGCTAAAAGTGGGCATTAGTGTAAACCCTTCCTATAATATCCAGAAGTTCTATAAAAACGATGCTTCCCGGAACTCTGATCCATTAGCAGCTACGCTGATCATGTATCCTTTCTTCCCGGTGTATAATGCCGATGGTAGCCTGGCTATCAGCCAGCAGATCAAAGCCAACACACCGGAAGATGGCGCTTTGGGAGAAAACCCGGTAGCCATTATGAAGATGACTACCTATAACAGAAACTTCTTTCGCAACTTTGGTAACGCCTTCCTGGAGTTTAAGCTGGCAAAAGGTCTCCGGTTCAAAACCATGCTGGGTGGCGATTACACGGGCACTAACATCAACTATTACACGCCCTCTAACGTAGGCGCTTACCGTACTGCTGCACCTAAACCGGCAGCAGCTTCTGCCACCAATGCAGCGGTATGGAACTATATCACCGAAAACACGCTAACCTATTCCAAAACTTTTGGCAAGCACGATATCAACCTGCTGGCAGGTTATTCTTTTCAAAAAGAAAACGGGGATAGCACAGTAGTGAACGGCACGAATATTCCGGATGACAACCTGCAGAACATATCAGGCGCTACCAGCTTCTCCGCCACTAAATCGGCCTATACCTGGAGTCAGTTGTCTTACCTGTCCCGCTTGCAATATGCTTTTGCAGACCGCTACCTGTTTACTGCCGCTATTCGCCGCGATGGATCTTCCCGCTTTGGGCAAAACAGCAAATACGGTTATTTCCCCTCCTTAACAGCAGGCTGGATCATTAGCAAAGAGTATTTTATGCAGGGCCTTAGCTGGTTAAACCTGTTGAAGTTACGGGCTACCTGGGGCAAAGCAGGCAATAACCAGATAGGCGCTTATGGCTCACAGGCGTTGGTAACACAGGAAAACTATGTATACGGCAATACCCTGGCACCCGGCTACGCAGCTACCACTGCCCCTAATGCCAACCTTTCGTGGGAAACCAAAACCGCTTTCAACGTAGGCTTTGATGCCAGTATTTACAAGCGTTTCAGTGTTACCCTCAACTATTACCACACTACCACCTCTAACCTGTTGCTGAACGTGCCCGTACCCGCTCAATCGGGCTACGTAACGTCCTTACAGAATATTGGCAAGGTAAAAAACAGCGGGTTAGAACTGGAGTTCTCCGGCAATGATATCCAGCTGGGGCCTGTTAAATGGTCGTACAGCGCCAACGTAACCTCTAATAAAAACCAGGTGCTGGCCCTGGCGCAGGGACAACAGCAAATTTATACCGGTAAAAACAGCGCTTTCCTTACAAAAGTAGGTGGCTCTATTGCCGAGATGTATGGCTATGATGTGACAGGGGTTTATAAATCACAGGCAGACATCGACAATACACCGCACATTGCCGGTACTGTGGTGGGCGACTATATCATGCGTGATCTGACTAACGATGGTAAAATAACCACAGCAGACAGAAGAGGATTTGGTTCTTATTCTCCCAAACTGGTGTACGGGTTTTCCAGCGATTTCAGTTATAAAAACTTTGACTTTTCCTTTAGTATCACGGGCCTTACCGGAAGAAAGATCTATGATAACAGTCTCTGGCTGATGGAATCAGGTGAATCATTTGGTGTGGGCAACCAATACTATTTCCAGAACAGATGGGACCCGAACGATAATCCTAATGGATTCCTGGCAAGGCCTACCACCAACCTTTCTGCCAACAGGTTAAACGCACAGGCCAGCAACCAGTTCTTTTACGATGCCCATTATTTACGCGTGCGGATGATACAGCTGGGCTATAACTTACCTGCCAGGCTATTGCTCAAAAACAGGATAACAGAATGCCGGGTATACGTATCTGCCAACAACCCATTCCTGTTTACCCCCTACAGGGGCTTTAATCCGGATGCCACCAGCTCTAACGTGTTAACCTCCGGTGCAGCAGATTCCAACTACCCGGTAGCCAGGTCTTTCCAGGTAGGCATGCACCTGGTTCTTTAATCACTGATAGCACAGCATATCTAACATAAAAATTAGTAAGGAATGAAAATGATACAATATATGTTACCAGCCTTCACTGCCTGCATTCTGGCAGGGGCTTGTACTAAACAACTGGACCAGTTACCTACCACATCCAAAGTAGGCAACCAGTTCTTTACCACCCAGAATGAGGCAGAAGAATACATCAGCTCTGTATATGGAACGCTGCAGCGGGTAGGCCTTTATGGCCAGTACCTGCCCGTTCTGGCGGAGATATCTTCTGATAATACCTGGGACCAGGTTCCGGCCAATGACAACGGCTATGCCGGGCAATTAGACCTGTTCACTACCATTCCTTCCAATGGCATTCTCTCCCTCAACTGGAGCGATTCGTATGTGGCCATACAAAGAGCCAATGTGGTGCTGAACAGGATTGATGCAGTCAGTTATCAAACCGACTCTGTTAAAACAGCCCGTAAAGGCGCGATGAAATTTGTTCGTGCGTTGATTTATTTTAATCTGGTACGTACCTATGGCGATGTGCCCCTGGTAACAAAAGAAACCACTAACACCAATGACTACTTTGGACAAGGCAGAACAAACAAGGATACCATCTATACGCAAATTGTCAAAGATTTAAAAGACGCTATCACTGCATTGCCCGCTGTGGCTGATCAAAAAGGTGGTATTGTAAAAACTGCTGCGCAAGCCCTGCTGGGCAAAGTGTATCTTACATTAGCACAATACCCCGAGGCTATCGCTATACTGAATACAGTAGTGAACTCAGGTGTACACAGCCTGTTAAGCACACCGGGAAGTATATTCTCTTTATCCAATGAACTCAATGCTGAAATCATTTTCGCAGTGCAGTTTGCTGCCGGCGTCAATGGCAATACCGAAGGTAGCCCGCTGCAACAGCAGTCAAGTCCATCCGGTTTTATAAGTGGCGCTAAAGGACACAACCTGCCTACCCGTTACCTGTACAATATGTATAGCAATGCCGACCTGCGAAAAGGCACTTACCTGGATACCACTAAACAAGGTGTACCCTACTGTAAAAAATATACTGCTAATGCCAGCAATCCCACCGATGGTGGTAGTGACTTTGTAGTATTGCGTTATGCAGATGTACTGCTGATGCTGG encodes the following:
- a CDS encoding SusC/RagA family TonB-linked outer membrane protein, which codes for MEKKATMQIKTIRLLVTALLLTGIAQAQTGARVKGKVLDENGAGLAGATVNVTNNANNKTVNTVTDNKGNFTLEDLDKTFLYHFYFTATGYKPDTVKNFKVSAGDNNSLLIRMHAAVNALNEVVVVGYGTQSRSRVTGAITSLKSEELNKYASGSFGQQLAGRAAGIQINDASALPGTDPQIVIRGISTLTAGTFPLIVVDGFPLSEGSSLNAINAQDIETIDILKDPSSAAIYGSRAANGVILITTKSGKGDKTKLSFDAYTGFQERSDKVKLMDGYQYAQYSTEARNWGYMSKDQAHRTLNDDVATRKANGATARDYVLNYVGPWLGKQSGLTNTNWLDAIFKTAPVNNYNLSLSGNNSKTSYYISGNYFNQQGIILNTGLERFSGVVKVNSQPTDWLKVGISVNPSYNIQKFYKNDASRNSDPLAATLIMYPFFPVYNADGSLAISQQIKANTPEDGALGENPVAIMKMTTYNRNFFRNFGNAFLEFKLAKGLRFKTMLGGDYTGTNINYYTPSNVGAYRTAAPKPAAASATNAAVWNYITENTLTYSKTFGKHDINLLAGYSFQKENGDSTVVNGTNIPDDNLQNISGATSFSATKSAYTWSQLSYLSRLQYAFADRYLFTAAIRRDGSSRFGQNSKYGYFPSLTAGWIISKEYFMQGLSWLNLLKLRATWGKAGNNQIGAYGSQALVTQENYVYGNTLAPGYAATTAPNANLSWETKTAFNVGFDASIYKRFSVTLNYYHTTTSNLLLNVPVPAQSGYVTSLQNIGKVKNSGLELEFSGNDIQLGPVKWSYSANVTSNKNQVLALAQGQQQIYTGKNSAFLTKVGGSIAEMYGYDVTGVYKSQADIDNTPHIAGTVVGDYIMRDLTNDGKITTADRRGFGSYSPKLVYGFSSDFSYKNFDFSFSITGLTGRKIYDNSLWLMESGESFGVGNQYYFQNRWDPNDNPNGFLARPTTNLSANRLNAQASNQFFYDAHYLRVRMIQLGYNLPARLLLKNRITECRVYVSANNPFLFTPYRGFNPDATSSNVLTSGAADSNYPVARSFQVGMHLVL
- a CDS encoding RagB/SusD family nutrient uptake outer membrane protein; this encodes MKMIQYMLPAFTACILAGACTKQLDQLPTTSKVGNQFFTTQNEAEEYISSVYGTLQRVGLYGQYLPVLAEISSDNTWDQVPANDNGYAGQLDLFTTIPSNGILSLNWSDSYVAIQRANVVLNRIDAVSYQTDSVKTARKGAMKFVRALIYFNLVRTYGDVPLVTKETTNTNDYFGQGRTNKDTIYTQIVKDLKDAITALPAVADQKGGIVKTAAQALLGKVYLTLAQYPEAIAILNTVVNSGVHSLLSTPGSIFSLSNELNAEIIFAVQFAAGVNGNTEGSPLQQQSSPSGFISGAKGHNLPTRYLYNMYSNADLRKGTYLDTTKQGVPYCKKYTANASNPTDGGSDFVVLRYADVLLMLAEASNESGNTADALTYLNKIRNRAGLTSFLIEDQTQIRNEISLQRQLELVGEGHRWFDLLHTTDPVNTMNTYFKTTGQNITIKDFNLLMPIPQDQVDTDPSIKQNTGYN